One genomic region from Populus nigra chromosome 8, ddPopNigr1.1, whole genome shotgun sequence encodes:
- the LOC133700470 gene encoding uncharacterized protein LOC133700470 yields the protein MRVTIALAEKGVKYEYSEQDLRNKTALLLQMNPVHSKIPVLVHNGKPVCESLIIVQYNLFVSRLSLFSILMRRGRTRLLCCLLILTRELCQGSGQILLTKRYMTTGGRYGQQKEKIRSQPRRISLTASSCWKESLETSLTLGARPSATLM from the exons ATGAGAGTGACAATAGCATTGGCTGAAAAGGGTGTAAAGTATGAGTACAGCGAACAAGATTTGAGGAACAAAACTGCTTTACTTCTTCAAATGAATCCTGTTCACTCGAAAATCCCAGTTCTTGTCCATAATGGGAAACCTGTTTGTGAGTCACTTATCATTGTTCAGTATAACCTGTTTGTGAGTCGCTTATCATTGTTCAGTATATTGATGAGGCGTGGAAGAACAAGGCTCCTTTGTTGCCTTCTGATCCTTACCAGGGAGCTGTGTCAAGGTTCTGGGCAGATTTTGTTGACAAAAAg ATATATGACCACGGGAGGAAGATATGGACAACAAAAGGAGAAGATCAGGAGTCAGCCAAGAAGGATTTCATTGACAGCCTCAAGCTGTTGGAAGGAGAGCTTGGAGACAAGCCTTACTTTGGGGGCGAGACCCTCGGCTACGTTGATGTAG